The Bombus pascuorum chromosome 11, iyBomPasc1.1, whole genome shotgun sequence genome includes the window ATCCCTTTTGAAAGCTTCGAGAAACTTAAAACGATACATAAAAGTACAAGACTTATGTATCTTATTAATGAGAAAGTCTTCGtgaaataataagatatatgAAAAAGACTTTCGTACGATATTCCATACCTCTGGAATATTAAAGAGACTGTTTAAAAGATTTCGATTTTTCGGTGCCTCCTTAATTGAAAAGTCTTTGTCAGACGAAAAGATAAAAGGAAAGCTTACGTATGTCGCGAGTTTTTCGCTAAGTACAAACGCGTTCTTTTGTAACCGGTAATTCTCCTTTTGTTCACTCGCTTTTCGTTTTTCCGTTTCAGTATAACATAAAGAAGCGAGAAGAAGTACAAGAAATGACCCAAGAAGAGCCGAATCCTTTGATGCGCAAGAAGAAGACGCCAGAGGAATTGGCTGCGGAAGCCGAGGCGGAAGACGAGGACGAGATTACAAGTATGTACACGAGTCAATTGCATTCGCTCATCACACTCGGTACACACGACCCTTCGCGAAGAGGTTGGCCAGGGAAACCATGGCCATGGAACGGGGTTAAGAACGAGAAGCTACAAATTCACGGAACACGTTCACCGAGTGGAGCTGCCTGACGAATTAATGCAGTGGCGCTCAGACACGGCAAGGGATGATCGATGAAGGGTTAACGAGCCTTGGCTAGAAATCAAACAACTGCAATCCTCCACTCGGTTTCTGAGTAAATTCAACAGAAGCCGGTTGCATGCCACGATCCTCGTTCAGTTTCACGGCGAAATCGATGTTTCGTAATTGAGAGAGCTTGAAAAACTGCCAGCCAACTTTCAGCCGTGTAGTCATTCATTTGcgtttttccattcttttgtAACTAAACTGGGACACTATAGCGCACGCATACTCATTTATACACGATATACAGGCTGAATAAAATACAGGAAATATCGGGAATCGTAGTACAATGCCACGAGGATATCTCGTGAAACTGTACATCCTCGCACTATCAAAAATCttacgataattattatatctctTTCGAGATTGGACAAATGTAAATGACAATAAAACGATGCGATGGAGTATCGTTTAACTTGGTATTTCGTATAACGAAAGTAAGAAGTAACTGACGTACAGTTGCGAatgaaagaaagtttaaaaacgATACACCGTGAATTATAGAAACTTTTGTATTAAAGATTTTTTATCGTATTGGTAagagtaatatatatatattttattatatatatatatatatatataatatatatatataatatatatatatatatatatatatataataatattacgaacaagtacaatatat containing:
- the LOC132911628 gene encoding complexin isoform X3, whose translation is MEEEREKMRQEIRDKYNIKKREEVQEMTQEEPNPLMRKKKTPEELAAEAEAEDEDEITKIKNALDTHIQEIKAQVLEGKCDLQ